One genomic region from Balaenoptera acutorostrata chromosome 1, mBalAcu1.1, whole genome shotgun sequence encodes:
- the SLC27A3 gene encoding long-chain fatty acid transport protein 3 isoform X1, whose product MAALLLLPLLLLPLLLLKLRLWPQLRWLAADLAFTVRALRCKRALRARALAAAAADPEGPEGGCSLAWRLAQMARQRPAHTFLIHGAQRFSYAEAERQSNRAARAFLRARGWDGGPGGGDSGAGAAGEGERAVHGVRDAAAGSGAARPVREGDGATPLAPGATVALLLPACPEFLWLWFGLAKAGLRAAFVPTALRRGPLLHCLRSCGARALVLAPEFLESLEPDLPALRAMGLHLWAAGSETHPAGITDFLAEASAEVDGPVPGYLSAPQNIMDTCLYIFTSGTTGLPKAARISHLKVLQCQGFYQLCGAHQEDVIYLALPLYHMSGSLLGIVGCLGIGATVVLKSKFSAGQFWEDCQQHGVTVFQYIGELCRYLVNQPPNKAEHGHKVRLVVGSGLRPDTWERFVRRFGPLQVLETYGLTEGNVATFNYTGQRGAVGRASWLYKHVFPFSLIRYDVTTGEPIRNTQGLCVATSPGEPGLLVAPVNQQSPFLGYAGGPELARGKLLKDVFQPGDVFFNTGDLLVCDDQGFLRFHDRTGDTFRWKGENVATTEVAEALEALDFLQEVNVYGVTVPGHEGRAGMAALVLRPPHSLDLVQLYVHVSENLPPYARPRFLRLQESLATTETFKQQKVRMAKEGFDPSTLSDPLYILDQAGGAYLPLTPARYSALLAGGLRI is encoded by the exons ATGGCCGCCCTCCTGCTGCTGCCCCTGCTGCtactgccgctgctgctgctgaagCTGCGCCTATGGCCGCAGTTGCGCTGGCTCGCGGCAGACTTGGCCTTCACGGTGCGCGCCCTACGCTGCAAACGGGCCCTTCGAGCGCGCGCCCTGGCCGCGGCTGCCGCCGACCCGGAAGGTCCCGAGGGGGGCTGCAGCCTGGCCTGGCGCCTGGCGCAGATGGCCCGGCAGCGCCCCGCGCACACCTTTCTCATTCACGGCGCGCAGCGCTTTAGCTATGCGGAGGCCGAGCGCCAGAGCAACCGGGCTGCGCGCGCCTTTTTGCGCGCGCGAGGCTGGGACGGGGGACCCGGCGGCGGCGACAGCGGCGCGGGGGCCGCCGGGGAAGGCGAGCGGGCGGTGCACGGCGTACGAGACGCGGCGGCCGGAAGCGGAGCGGCGCGGCCCGTGCGGGAAGGGGATGGCGCAACCCCTCTGGCACCTGGGGCCACCGTGGCGCTGTTGCTCCCCGCCTGCCCAGAGTTCCTGTGGCTCTGGTTCGGGCTGGCCAAGGCCGGCCTGCGTGCGGCCTTTGTGCCCACCGCTCTGCGCCGGGGTCCCCTACTGCACTGTCTCCGCAGCTGCGGCGCCCGCGCGCTCGTGCTGGCGCCAG AGTTCCTGGAGTCCCTGGAGCCTGACCTGCCGGCCCTGAGAGCCATGGGGCTCCACCTGTGGGCTGCGGGCTCTGAAACCCATCCTGCTGGAATCACCGATTTTCTGGCTGAGGCCTCGGCTGAAGTGGATGGGCCAGTGCCCGGGTACctgtctgccccccagaacaTAATGGACACGTGCCTGTATATCTTCACCTCTGGCACCACAG GCCTCCCCAAGGCTGCTCGGATCAGTCATCTGAAGGTCCTGCAATGCCAAGGATTCTACCAGCTGTGTGGCGCCCACCAGGAGGATGTGATCTACCTCGCCCTCCCACTCTACCACATGTCTGGCTCCCTGTTGGGCATCGTGGGATGCTTGGGCATTG GGGCCACAGTGGTGCTGAAGTCCAAGTTCTCAGCTGGTCAGTTCTGGGAGGACTGCCAGCAGCACGGGGTGACTGTGTTCCAGTACATCGGGGAATTATGCCGATACCTCGTCAACCAGCCCCCG AACAAGGCAGAACATGGACATAAGGTCCGGCTGGTGGTGGGCAGCGGGCTGCGGCCAGACACCTGGGAGCGCTTTGTGCGGCGCTTCGGGCCCCTGCAGGTGCTGGAGACATACGGACTGACAGAGGGCAACGTGGCCACTTTCAACTACACAGGACAGCGGGGTGCTGTGGGGCGCGCCTCCTGGCTTTACAAG catGTCTTCCCCTTCTCTTTGATTCGCTATGATGTCACCACAGGGGAGCCAATTCGGAACACCCAGGGGCTCTGTGTGGCCACATCTCCAG GTGAGCCAGGGCTGCTGGTGGCCCCCGTGAACCAGCAGTCACCATTCCTGGGCTATGCTGGGGGGCCAGAGCTGGCCCGGGGAAAGCTGCTGAAGGATGTCTTCCAGCCTGGGGATGTTTTCTTCAACACTGGGGACCTGTTGGTTTGCGATGACCAAGGCTTTCTTCGCTTCCACGATCGTACTGGAGACACCTTCAG GTGGAAGGGGGAGAATGTGGCCACGACCGAGGTGGCTGAGGCCTTGGAGGCCCTGGATTTTCTTCAGGAGGTGAACGTCTACGGAGTCACTGTGCCAG GGCAcgaaggcagggctgggatggCAGCCCTGGTTCTGCGTCCCCCCCACTCTTTGGACCTTGTGCAGCTCTACGTCCATGTTTCTGAGAACTTGCCACCTTATGCCCGGCCTCGATTCCTAAGGCTTCAG gagtCACTGGCCACCACAGAGACCTTCAAGCAGCAGAAGGTCCGGATGGCAAAGGAGGGCTTTGACCCAAGCACGTTGTCCGACCCCCTCTACATTCTGGACCAGGCTGGGGGCGCCTACCTGCCGCTCACACCTGCCCGGTACAGTGCCCTCCTGGCCGGGGGCCTTCGCATCTGA
- the SLC27A3 gene encoding long-chain fatty acid transport protein 3 isoform X2 codes for MAALLLLPLLLLPLLLLKLRLWPQLRWLAADLAFTVRALRCKRALRARALAAAAADPEGPEGGCSLAWRLAQMARQRPAHTFLIHGAQRFSYAEAERQSNRAARAFLRARGWDGGPGGGDSGAGAAGEGERAVHGVRDAAAGSGAARPVREGDGATPLAPGATVALLLPACPEFLWLWFGLAKAGLRAAFVPTALRRGPLLHCLRSCGARALVLAPEFLESLEPDLPALRAMGLHLWAAGSETHPAGITDFLAEASAEVDGPVPGYLSAPQNIMDTCLYIFTSGTTGLPKAARISHLKVLQCQGFYQLCGAHQEDVIYLALPLYHMSGSLLGIVGCLGIGATVVLKSKFSAGQFWEDCQQHGVTVFQYIGELCRYLVNQPPNKAEHGHKVRLVVGSGLRPDTWERFVRRFGPLQVLETYGLTEGNVATFNYTGQRGAVGRASWLYKGSQFGTPRGSVWPHLQPGDVFFNTGDLLVCDDQGFLRFHDRTGDTFRWKGENVATTEVAEALEALDFLQEVNVYGVTVPGHEGRAGMAALVLRPPHSLDLVQLYVHVSENLPPYARPRFLRLQESLATTETFKQQKVRMAKEGFDPSTLSDPLYILDQAGGAYLPLTPARYSALLAGGLRI; via the exons ATGGCCGCCCTCCTGCTGCTGCCCCTGCTGCtactgccgctgctgctgctgaagCTGCGCCTATGGCCGCAGTTGCGCTGGCTCGCGGCAGACTTGGCCTTCACGGTGCGCGCCCTACGCTGCAAACGGGCCCTTCGAGCGCGCGCCCTGGCCGCGGCTGCCGCCGACCCGGAAGGTCCCGAGGGGGGCTGCAGCCTGGCCTGGCGCCTGGCGCAGATGGCCCGGCAGCGCCCCGCGCACACCTTTCTCATTCACGGCGCGCAGCGCTTTAGCTATGCGGAGGCCGAGCGCCAGAGCAACCGGGCTGCGCGCGCCTTTTTGCGCGCGCGAGGCTGGGACGGGGGACCCGGCGGCGGCGACAGCGGCGCGGGGGCCGCCGGGGAAGGCGAGCGGGCGGTGCACGGCGTACGAGACGCGGCGGCCGGAAGCGGAGCGGCGCGGCCCGTGCGGGAAGGGGATGGCGCAACCCCTCTGGCACCTGGGGCCACCGTGGCGCTGTTGCTCCCCGCCTGCCCAGAGTTCCTGTGGCTCTGGTTCGGGCTGGCCAAGGCCGGCCTGCGTGCGGCCTTTGTGCCCACCGCTCTGCGCCGGGGTCCCCTACTGCACTGTCTCCGCAGCTGCGGCGCCCGCGCGCTCGTGCTGGCGCCAG AGTTCCTGGAGTCCCTGGAGCCTGACCTGCCGGCCCTGAGAGCCATGGGGCTCCACCTGTGGGCTGCGGGCTCTGAAACCCATCCTGCTGGAATCACCGATTTTCTGGCTGAGGCCTCGGCTGAAGTGGATGGGCCAGTGCCCGGGTACctgtctgccccccagaacaTAATGGACACGTGCCTGTATATCTTCACCTCTGGCACCACAG GCCTCCCCAAGGCTGCTCGGATCAGTCATCTGAAGGTCCTGCAATGCCAAGGATTCTACCAGCTGTGTGGCGCCCACCAGGAGGATGTGATCTACCTCGCCCTCCCACTCTACCACATGTCTGGCTCCCTGTTGGGCATCGTGGGATGCTTGGGCATTG GGGCCACAGTGGTGCTGAAGTCCAAGTTCTCAGCTGGTCAGTTCTGGGAGGACTGCCAGCAGCACGGGGTGACTGTGTTCCAGTACATCGGGGAATTATGCCGATACCTCGTCAACCAGCCCCCG AACAAGGCAGAACATGGACATAAGGTCCGGCTGGTGGTGGGCAGCGGGCTGCGGCCAGACACCTGGGAGCGCTTTGTGCGGCGCTTCGGGCCCCTGCAGGTGCTGGAGACATACGGACTGACAGAGGGCAACGTGGCCACTTTCAACTACACAGGACAGCGGGGTGCTGTGGGGCGCGCCTCCTGGCTTTACAAG GGGAGCCAATTCGGAACACCCAGGGGCTCTGTGTGGCCACATCTCCAG CCTGGGGATGTTTTCTTCAACACTGGGGACCTGTTGGTTTGCGATGACCAAGGCTTTCTTCGCTTCCACGATCGTACTGGAGACACCTTCAG GTGGAAGGGGGAGAATGTGGCCACGACCGAGGTGGCTGAGGCCTTGGAGGCCCTGGATTTTCTTCAGGAGGTGAACGTCTACGGAGTCACTGTGCCAG GGCAcgaaggcagggctgggatggCAGCCCTGGTTCTGCGTCCCCCCCACTCTTTGGACCTTGTGCAGCTCTACGTCCATGTTTCTGAGAACTTGCCACCTTATGCCCGGCCTCGATTCCTAAGGCTTCAG gagtCACTGGCCACCACAGAGACCTTCAAGCAGCAGAAGGTCCGGATGGCAAAGGAGGGCTTTGACCCAAGCACGTTGTCCGACCCCCTCTACATTCTGGACCAGGCTGGGGGCGCCTACCTGCCGCTCACACCTGCCCGGTACAGTGCCCTCCTGGCCGGGGGCCTTCGCATCTGA
- the LOC103020325 gene encoding immunoglobulin superfamily DCC subclass member 3-like, whose product MAALLLRLQGPPPPPPLLPQGCAAGSELAFLREPGDVVATWERPLVLPCRVEGEPPVSISWQRDGLALANDSSAILILPSRAHEYHCVAQNCFGRLVSRRARVQLASLSRFHQHPESVEVEPGGVARFQCLIRGVPEPSVSWEHNGTTLSTASHRVTLLPRGILHITSVSRADVGTYRCVAHNVANTRHSQDAWLTLKGAGSAWYKEPEILSGPQNLTLTVHQTAVLECIATGHPQPLVSWSHLDGRSIGVEGIQVLGTGNLMISNVSVQHSGIYVCAANRLGTRVRRTAQGVLLVQAPPEFVQWPQSLSRPPGSSAVLTCVAQGVPEPWLAWLRNGKGLSPGDNIRLTHNSTLMLVGISAEDEAIYRCVAEDSASSNQASARLAVTGDPEPPPAPRCLQATALSTSAILVSWEPPPSNGDVTGYVLHLRPVGESKAGCSCSRDENSSLPGVVVGIHVGLAALIVCLLCLLLGWRHR is encoded by the exons ATGGCGGCCCTGCTCCTCAGACTGCAaggccctcctccccctcctcccttgctGCCCCAAG GTTGCGCTGCAGGCTCTGAGCTGGCCTTCCTGCGGGAGCCGGGGGACGTGGTGGCCACGTGGGAGCGCCCACTGGTGCTGCCATGCCGGGTGGAGGGTGAGCCGCCTGTGTCCATTTCCTGGCAGCGGGATGGGCTGGCTCTGGCCAACGACAGCAGTGCCATCCTGAT CCTCCCCTCCCGCGCCCACGAGTACCACTGCGTGGCCCAGAACTGCTTTGGGCGCCTGGTGAGCCGGCGGGCCCGGGTGCAGCTGGCAA GTCTGTCGCGCTTCCATCAACATCCAGAGTCCGTCGAGGTTGAGCCGGGTGGAGTCGCCCGCTTCCAGTGCCTGATCCGGGGAGTGCCGGAGCCTTCCGTTTCCTGGGAGCACAACGGCACGACCTTGAGTACTGCCAGCCACCG GGTGACACTGCTGCCTCGTGGCATCCTCCATATCACCAGCGTGAGCCGGGCTGACGTGGGCACCTACCGCTGCGTGGCACACAATGTGGCCAATACCCGCCACAGCCAGGATGCCTGGCTGACCCTGAAGG GAGCTGG GAGTGCCTGGTACAAA GAGCCCGAGATTCTGTCTGGGCCTCAGAACCTGACGCTCACAGTGCACCAAACGGCAGTGCTGGAATGCATCGCCACAGGCCACCCACAGCCACTGGTCTCCTGGAGCCACCTGG ATGGCCGCTCCATCGGCGTAGAGGGCATCCAAGTCCTGGGCACCGGGAACCTCATGATCTCCAATGTGTCGGTCCAGCACTCGGGCATCTACGTCTGTGCGGCCAATCGGCTGGGAACCCGGGTCCGACGCACAGCACAGGGCGTCCTGCTCGTGCAGG CTCCGCCTGAGTTTGTCCAGTGGCCACAATCCTTGTCCAGGCCTCCAGGCAGCAGCGCCGTCCTCACCTGCGTGGCCCAGGGCGTCCCTGAGCCCTGGCTGGCCTGGTTGAGGAATGGGAAGGGGCTGAGTCCTGGGGATAACATTCGGCTAACCCACAACAG CACACTGATGCTGGTGGGGATCTCAGCGGAGGACGAGGCCATCTACCGATGCGTGGCAGAGGACAGCGCGAGCTCCAACCAGGCCAGTGCCCGCCTGGCTGTGACAGGGGacccagagccaccccctgcccccaggtgtCTGCAGGCAACGGCTCTCTCCACCTCTGCCATTCTAGTGTCCTGGGAACCACCGCCCTCCAATGGGGACGTCACTGGCTATGTGCTGCACCTCCGGCCCGTTGGag AGTCCAAGGCTGGGTGCTCCTGCAGCCGGGATGAGAACAGCTCGCTGCCTGGGGTTGTGGTGGGCATCCACGTGGGCCTGGCTGCCCTCATCGTTTGCCTCCTTTGTCTCCTGCTGGGCTGGAGACACAG GTGA